One genomic segment of Candidatus Methanoperedens sp. includes these proteins:
- a CDS encoding dihydrofolate reductase family protein: MRKIIVSEMVTLDGFFAGPNGEIDWHIVDEEFNQYAIDLLNTVDTILFGRVTYQLFESYWPAAVASTSKSDLEIAHKINNMTKIVFSKTLGKVEWKNARLVKEVIPEEIAKMKQRHGKDMVIFGSGSIVSTFTQLGLIDEYRIIVNPVILGNGKPLLKHIKDRIDLKLLRTMTFNSGNILLVYQPAKK; the protein is encoded by the coding sequence ATGAGAAAAATAATTGTATCCGAGATGGTAACACTTGATGGATTCTTTGCAGGACCTAATGGGGAAATAGATTGGCATATCGTGGATGAAGAATTCAACCAGTATGCCATCGATCTACTTAATACGGTCGATACTATTTTATTCGGACGAGTGACTTATCAGCTTTTTGAAAGTTATTGGCCTGCCGCGGTTGCATCAACTTCAAAGAGCGATCTTGAAATTGCTCACAAAATAAATAATATGACCAAAATTGTTTTCTCAAAGACTCTGGGAAAAGTTGAATGGAAAAATGCCAGGCTGGTTAAAGAGGTAATCCCGGAAGAAATCGCAAAAATGAAACAGCGGCACGGTAAGGACATGGTGATATTCGGTAGTGGCAGCATTGTATCAACTTTTACACAGCTTGGCTTAATTGATGAATACCGGATTATAGTGAATCCTGTTATCTTAGGCAATGGCAAACCATTATTAAAACACATCAAGGACAGGATTGATCTTAAACTTTTAAGAACAATGACGTTTAATTCGGGGAATATTTTACTTGTCTATCAGCCTGCAAAAAAATAA